A section of the Caballeronia sp. M1242 genome encodes:
- a CDS encoding cytochrome c5 family protein, translating to MSEAPHGAPIKTPGQLIAAVIAGFGIPVAIIVLLAVYVDNTTRTGAGTNLDASVEQRIAPAAQVNIRDANAPRVYKTGEEVFKAVCSTCHATGTAGAPKFGDAGAWAPRIGEGYDTLVHNALNGKGAMPPRGGTSPDDYSDFEIARAVVYMANNGGAKFDEPAQPAPGAAASASAPAAASGAEGAAGASSTDNAQAAAAVAALASVPQTASAPAAGAQSADASQAGKALYEQVCQACHAAGVLNAPKFGDKAAWAPRLKDSMETVYNYALHGKGAMPPKGGSNASDADVKAAVDYMVNAAK from the coding sequence ATGAGCGAAGCACCCCACGGAGCCCCGATCAAGACACCCGGCCAACTCATCGCGGCGGTCATCGCGGGGTTCGGCATTCCCGTCGCCATCATCGTTCTGCTTGCGGTCTACGTCGACAACACGACGCGCACCGGCGCCGGCACCAATCTCGACGCCTCCGTCGAACAAAGAATCGCGCCGGCCGCGCAAGTGAACATCCGCGACGCCAACGCGCCGCGCGTCTATAAAACCGGCGAGGAAGTGTTCAAGGCCGTGTGCTCGACGTGTCACGCCACCGGCACAGCCGGCGCGCCCAAGTTCGGCGATGCCGGCGCCTGGGCGCCGCGTATCGGCGAAGGCTACGACACGCTCGTCCATAACGCATTGAACGGCAAGGGCGCGATGCCCCCGCGCGGCGGCACCAGCCCCGACGATTACAGCGATTTCGAGATTGCGCGCGCCGTCGTCTACATGGCGAACAACGGCGGCGCGAAGTTCGACGAGCCGGCGCAGCCCGCGCCGGGCGCTGCGGCTTCGGCTTCCGCGCCGGCGGCGGCTTCCGGCGCCGAGGGCGCAGCCGGTGCAAGCTCGACGGACAACGCACAGGCCGCAGCCGCCGTCGCGGCGCTCGCTTCGGTGCCGCAGACGGCATCGGCTCCGGCGGCGGGCGCGCAAAGCGCCGATGCGTCGCAGGCCGGCAAGGCGCTCTACGAGCAAGTCTGCCAGGCGTGTCACGCGGCGGGCGTGCTCAACGCGCCGAAATTCGGCGACAAGGCCGCGTGGGCGCCGCGTCTCAAGGACTCGATGGAGACCGTCTACAACTACGCGCTGCACGGCAAGGGCGCGATGCCGCCGAAGGGCGGATCGAACGCGTCGGATGCCGACGTGAAAGCCGCCGTCGATTACATGGTGAACGCGGCGAAGTAA
- a CDS encoding oxidoreductase, with translation MSSALKVGLMGYGLAGATFHAPVIEHCGRAKVAAIATSQAERALADYPDARIVADFDALIALTDVPCVVIATPNDTHFDLAHRALSARKHVVVDKPVTLSARDARTLADLAAERGLLFAPFHNRRWDGDFLTVRTLIESGRLGRVTHYESHFDRFRPKVPQRWREEAARGGGLLFDLGPHLIDQALTLFGAPQTVTAFVKAHRDHAHAPDYVHLVLGYADKEVVLHASALAALEPPRFSIHGTRGSYVKTGLDVQEDQLRSGMRPGNPEFGKNPPGLLREVDGDHDLRHQFATRDGAYVEFYRALAASVIDGKPFPVTPQDAVDVMTVIELAMQSEREGRRVEFVRG, from the coding sequence ATGAGTTCAGCACTGAAAGTCGGCCTGATGGGCTATGGCCTGGCGGGCGCGACGTTCCACGCGCCCGTCATCGAGCATTGCGGCCGCGCGAAGGTCGCCGCCATCGCGACGAGTCAGGCCGAGCGCGCGCTCGCCGATTATCCGGACGCGCGCATCGTCGCCGACTTCGATGCGCTCATCGCGCTCACCGACGTTCCGTGCGTCGTGATCGCCACGCCGAATGACACGCACTTCGACCTCGCGCACCGCGCGCTGTCGGCGCGCAAGCATGTGGTCGTCGACAAGCCGGTCACGCTGTCCGCCCGCGATGCCCGCACGCTCGCCGATCTCGCCGCCGAGCGCGGGTTGCTCTTCGCGCCGTTCCACAATCGCCGCTGGGACGGCGATTTCCTGACGGTGCGCACGCTGATCGAAAGCGGGCGGCTCGGGCGCGTCACGCACTATGAATCGCATTTCGACCGTTTTCGCCCGAAAGTGCCGCAGCGCTGGCGTGAGGAAGCGGCGCGCGGCGGTGGCCTGCTGTTCGATCTGGGGCCGCATCTGATCGATCAGGCGCTGACGCTGTTCGGCGCGCCGCAGACGGTGACGGCGTTCGTGAAGGCGCATCGCGACCACGCGCACGCCCCGGACTACGTGCATCTCGTGCTCGGTTACGCGGACAAGGAAGTGGTGCTGCACGCGAGCGCGCTCGCGGCGCTGGAGCCGCCGCGCTTTTCGATTCACGGCACGCGCGGCAGTTATGTGAAGACCGGCCTCGACGTGCAGGAAGACCAGCTTCGCTCGGGCATGCGGCCGGGCAATCCGGAATTCGGCAAGAATCCGCCGGGGCTTTTGCGCGAAGTGGACGGCGATCACGATCTGCGGCATCAGTTCGCGACGCGCGATGGCGCTTATGTGGAGTTTTATCGCGCGCTGGCGGCGTCGGTGATCGACGGCAAGCCGTTCCCGGTGACGCCGCAAGATGCCGTCGACGTGATGACGGTCATCGAGCTCGCGATGCAGAGCGAGCGGGAAGGGCGGAGGGTGGAGTTCGTGCGGGGGTGA
- a CDS encoding HEAT repeat domain-containing protein, which yields MVQALGYQGGAALEILSELSKGDDSQARAAAVTGLGHISSPLEGSILQDRINDRDPEVRRALIRRCDKASGQ from the coding sequence TTGGTCCAAGCGCTGGGCTACCAGGGCGGAGCAGCGCTTGAAATACTGTCCGAACTCTCGAAAGGCGACGACAGTCAGGCGCGAGCCGCGGCCGTAACTGGTCTTGGTCACATCTCGTCACCGCTCGAGGGTTCGATTTTGCAGGACAGAATCAATGACCGCGACCCGGAAGTCAGACGAGCGCTCATTAGAAGGTGCGACAAAGCTTCCGGACAGTGA
- a CDS encoding UvrD-helicase domain-containing protein, whose protein sequence is MSAGLNAAQSEAVRYLDGPCLVLAGAGSGKTRVITQKIAHLIEGRGFEPKHIAALTFTNKAALEMRERTAKLLEGKTLTTPGKEGRKVPVNQLTICTFHSLGVQIMRQEAEHVGLKPQFSIMDADDCFGMVQEQLGTTDKGLIRKIQSIISLWKNAMVSPDQAAVLASNEDEHQAAIVYRSYAATLHAYQALDFDDLILRPAQLFAENEQVREKWQNRLRYLLIDEYQDTNACQYELLKLLAGPRAAFTAVGDDDQAIYGWRGATLENLAQLSKDFPKLHVVKLEQNYRSTVRILTAANNVIANNPKLFEKKLWSEHGMGDTITVTGCNDEEHEAESVVFRLSAHKFERRAAFRDYAILYRGNFQARIFEQVLRRERIPYVLSGGQSFFDRAEIKDLIAYLRLIANPDDDPAFIRAITTPRRGVGNTTLEALGAFAGAAKVSLFEAVFMGGIEARLSARQVEPLRTFCEWIRRLSDRAGRDPATEVLDDMMEAIHYEAYLYDAFDERQAQSKWQNVLEFLEWLKRKGTKPEASPEAEQTGYDTADGLADEGKNLLGLIQTVALMSMLEGKDEDPDAVRLSTVHASKGLEYPHVFLVGVEEGIMPHRGGSDDDAPIDDARIEEERRLMYVAITRAQRSLHLNWCKKRKRARETVVCEPSRFIPEMLLDDAPPPTPEEAPLSPKDRMAMLKAMLQKN, encoded by the coding sequence ATGTCCGCAGGTCTCAACGCCGCCCAAAGCGAAGCGGTGCGCTATCTCGATGGTCCCTGTCTCGTGCTCGCCGGCGCGGGCAGCGGCAAGACGCGCGTCATCACGCAGAAAATCGCGCATCTGATCGAAGGACGCGGCTTCGAGCCGAAGCACATTGCCGCGCTCACCTTCACGAACAAGGCCGCGCTCGAAATGCGCGAACGGACCGCAAAGCTGCTCGAAGGCAAGACACTGACGACGCCCGGCAAGGAAGGCCGCAAGGTGCCGGTCAATCAGTTGACCATCTGCACGTTTCACTCGCTCGGCGTGCAGATCATGCGGCAGGAGGCGGAGCACGTCGGCCTGAAGCCGCAGTTTTCGATCATGGATGCCGACGACTGCTTCGGCATGGTTCAGGAGCAGCTCGGCACCACGGACAAGGGCCTGATCCGCAAAATTCAGTCGATCATCTCGCTGTGGAAAAACGCGATGGTCTCGCCCGACCAGGCCGCCGTGCTCGCGAGCAACGAGGACGAGCATCAGGCCGCGATCGTCTACCGCAGCTACGCCGCGACGCTGCACGCGTATCAGGCGCTCGATTTCGACGATCTGATCTTGCGCCCCGCGCAGCTTTTCGCGGAGAACGAGCAAGTGCGCGAAAAGTGGCAGAACCGCCTGCGCTATCTTCTGATCGACGAATATCAGGACACGAACGCCTGCCAGTACGAACTGCTGAAGCTGCTGGCCGGTCCGCGCGCCGCGTTCACGGCGGTCGGCGACGACGATCAGGCCATCTACGGCTGGCGCGGCGCGACGCTCGAAAACCTCGCGCAGTTGAGCAAGGACTTTCCGAAGCTGCATGTCGTGAAGCTGGAGCAGAACTATCGCTCGACGGTGCGCATTCTCACGGCGGCGAACAACGTCATCGCGAACAATCCGAAGCTCTTCGAGAAGAAACTCTGGTCCGAGCACGGCATGGGCGACACCATCACCGTGACCGGCTGCAATGACGAAGAGCACGAGGCCGAATCCGTCGTGTTTCGTCTGTCGGCGCACAAGTTCGAGCGACGCGCGGCGTTTCGCGATTACGCGATTCTGTATCGCGGCAACTTTCAGGCGCGTATTTTCGAGCAAGTGCTGCGGCGCGAGCGCATTCCGTATGTGCTCTCGGGCGGGCAGTCGTTCTTCGACCGCGCGGAAATCAAGGATCTGATCGCGTATCTGCGTCTGATCGCGAATCCCGACGACGATCCCGCGTTCATCCGCGCCATCACGACGCCCCGGCGCGGCGTCGGCAACACGACGCTGGAGGCGCTCGGCGCGTTCGCGGGCGCGGCGAAGGTGTCGCTCTTCGAAGCGGTGTTCATGGGCGGCATCGAGGCGCGGCTCTCGGCGCGGCAAGTCGAGCCGTTGCGCACGTTCTGCGAGTGGATTCGCCGCCTGTCGGACCGTGCGGGACGCGATCCGGCGACCGAAGTGCTCGACGACATGATGGAAGCGATCCACTACGAAGCGTATCTCTACGATGCCTTCGACGAGCGGCAGGCGCAATCGAAGTGGCAGAACGTGCTGGAGTTTCTCGAATGGCTCAAGCGCAAGGGCACCAAGCCCGAAGCGTCGCCTGAAGCGGAACAGACCGGCTACGACACGGCCGACGGTCTCGCCGACGAAGGCAAGAACCTGCTCGGGCTGATCCAGACCGTCGCGCTGATGTCGATGCTCGAAGGCAAGGACGAAGATCCCGACGCCGTGCGGCTCTCGACGGTGCACGCGTCGAAGGGACTCGAATATCCGCACGTGTTTCTGGTCGGCGTGGAGGAAGGCATCATGCCGCATCGCGGCGGCTCGGACGACGACGCGCCGATCGACGACGCGCGCATCGAGGAAGAGCGCCGGCTCATGTATGTGGCGATCACGCGGGCGCAGCGCAGCCTGCATCTGAACTGGTGCAAGAAGCGCAAGCGCGCGCGGGAGACGGTGGTGTGCGAGCCCTCGCGCTTCATCCCCGAGATGCTGCTCGACGACGCCCCGCCCCCGACGCCCGAAGAAGCGCCGCTCTCGCCGAAGGATCGCATGGCGATGTTGAAGGCGATGTTGCAGAAGAACTGA